The following coding sequences lie in one Jonesia denitrificans DSM 20603 genomic window:
- a CDS encoding ribokinase family sugar kinase has protein sequence MISPHVVISGPCAWNSLLFVPALPQPEPHMIVVDDFYDTFGGTSLGKCMNLSELGCDVTIVTQFGSDEMGHMICDLLTHVGATVINCESRMTERHTNIMAADGQRLSFYLTSPPPSSGQRDDEILQAMSTADAIVMDLSAESARLLPAIRTMSAPVWVDLHDYDGRAQFHEPFLEAADVVVMSADKLDDPVSTMHDALTKASLHTHQTLRSRHIHPVVDAILAS, from the coding sequence GTGATCAGTCCACATGTGGTTATTTCTGGGCCTTGCGCATGGAACTCTCTTCTCTTCGTTCCAGCACTCCCTCAACCTGAGCCGCACATGATTGTGGTGGATGATTTTTATGACACGTTTGGCGGCACATCACTCGGAAAATGTATGAACCTGAGTGAACTTGGCTGTGATGTCACTATCGTTACTCAGTTTGGTTCCGACGAGATGGGCCACATGATCTGCGACTTATTGACGCATGTTGGCGCTACTGTTATCAACTGCGAGTCGCGTATGACCGAACGGCACACAAACATCATGGCCGCTGACGGTCAACGCTTGTCCTTTTATCTCACCTCACCGCCACCAAGTTCGGGGCAACGTGACGACGAAATCTTGCAAGCAATGAGCACAGCTGATGCAATTGTGATGGATCTTTCTGCCGAATCGGCACGGCTCCTCCCCGCGATCCGCACAATGAGCGCACCAGTATGGGTTGACCTCCATGACTATGATGGCCGGGCACAGTTCCACGAACCATTTCTTGAGGCTGCTGACGTTGTTGTCATGAGCGCAGACAAACTCGACGATCCAGTATCAACGATGCACGATGCGCTCACCAAAGCGTCACTCCACACTCATCAGACGTTGAGATCACGCCATATTCACCCTGTTGTGGACGCAATTCTTGCCTCCTAA
- a CDS encoding replication-associated recombination protein A — MDLFDSTGSTSAGLPEPSPTAPLAVRMRPRTVEEVTGQTHLLQPGSPLRRLLDTSGEYQRAMPGSVMLWGPPGTGKTTLAYLIALNSGRFFVELSAVTAGVKDVRAVIDDARRRLTSGGQETVLFIDEVHRFSKSQQDALLPSVENRWITLVAATTENPSFSVISPLLSRSLLLTLKPLDDDDIAGLVDRALTDSRGLAGEVLIDAEAKLHLLRLAGGDARKALTILEAAAGAALDRHRSQEHSSQARVDLTTMEQAIDVAAVRYDKDGDQHYDVISAFIKSMRGSDVQAALHYLARMIVAGEDPRFIARRIVISASEDVGMADPSALQVATAAAQAVQLLGMPEARYALAQAVVHIATAPKSNRAHDAINAAIADVQSGKIGVVPEHLRDGHYSGAQKLGHAVGYKYAHDYPHAIAPQQYLPDVLAGYEYYHPSDRGFERNVTQRMDAITPILRDGSSMTGRP; from the coding sequence ATGGACCTCTTTGATTCCACAGGAAGCACAAGTGCGGGCCTGCCAGAACCGTCCCCCACAGCTCCGCTAGCAGTGCGGATGCGCCCGCGCACAGTGGAGGAGGTGACCGGGCAGACCCACCTCCTACAGCCGGGGTCTCCGTTGCGGCGTCTGTTGGATACCAGTGGAGAATACCAGCGGGCGATGCCTGGCTCTGTCATGTTGTGGGGCCCACCCGGAACAGGGAAGACGACACTTGCGTACCTGATTGCTCTGAACTCAGGGCGTTTCTTTGTTGAACTGTCTGCGGTGACGGCTGGTGTCAAGGACGTCCGGGCAGTCATTGACGATGCGCGCAGGCGGCTCACTTCTGGTGGGCAGGAAACAGTGTTGTTCATTGACGAGGTGCACCGGTTCTCCAAATCACAGCAAGATGCCCTGCTTCCTTCAGTGGAAAACAGGTGGATCACACTGGTGGCTGCGACCACTGAGAACCCTAGTTTTTCCGTCATTTCACCGCTGTTGTCACGGTCGCTCTTGCTCACGCTCAAACCGCTTGATGATGACGACATTGCTGGGTTAGTTGATCGAGCTCTCACAGATTCACGAGGACTTGCAGGGGAGGTGCTTATCGATGCGGAAGCCAAACTGCACTTGCTCCGTCTTGCTGGTGGGGATGCCCGCAAAGCACTCACTATCCTCGAGGCGGCTGCGGGGGCTGCATTGGACCGTCATCGGTCACAGGAGCATAGTTCGCAGGCGCGTGTTGATCTCACTACTATGGAACAAGCCATCGACGTTGCTGCGGTTCGGTACGACAAGGATGGCGATCAGCATTATGACGTGATTTCTGCGTTCATTAAGTCGATGCGCGGCAGTGATGTTCAGGCAGCGTTGCATTATCTGGCACGCATGATTGTGGCGGGCGAGGACCCACGTTTCATTGCTCGCAGGATTGTGATCAGTGCGTCTGAGGATGTGGGGATGGCGGATCCCTCTGCTCTTCAGGTTGCGACAGCCGCAGCACAGGCTGTGCAATTGTTGGGCATGCCCGAAGCGCGGTATGCGCTTGCCCAGGCGGTCGTGCATATTGCCACTGCTCCGAAGTCGAACCGTGCCCATGATGCCATCAATGCGGCAATTGCTGATGTTCAGTCAGGGAAAATTGGGGTTGTCCCAGAGCACCTTCGTGATGGTCACTACTCCGGTGCTCAGAAACTCGGGCACGCGGTGGGGTACAAGTACGCCCATGACTATCCACATGCAATTGCGCCGCAACAGTACTTACCGGATGTGTTAGCAGGGTACGAGTACTATCACCCGAGCGACCGAGGATTTGAGCGCAACGTCACACAACGGATGGATGCGATCACGCCAATTCTGCGCGACGGGTCATCAATGACTGGTCGACCTTAG
- a CDS encoding NrtR DNA-binding winged helix domain-containing protein, with translation MPDAYLSRPGNISPNIAFPDPNDRPAVSTDIAVLTLTPERELAVVLIDLDGQRQLPGTFMMPGETLKKSARRALSECLTLEVGEIHLLDVLDEPARDPRGWMLSISFFAAVPYSAVELLLAEEHGPNPPYPLALVPVSDLHVTSFTANQSQVIEQAVDKITHEYALRPDPYYFIPAEEVTLFDLRNVHEIVRGKKILKDNFRRRMTPHLLDTGHVTQGRLGKPARLYRRRQVRVPRPPAQETSLG, from the coding sequence ATGCCTGACGCCTATCTGTCACGTCCCGGCAACATCTCACCCAACATCGCATTCCCAGATCCCAACGATCGCCCCGCGGTGAGTACTGATATTGCCGTACTTACCCTGACCCCTGAACGGGAGTTGGCGGTGGTGCTCATTGACCTTGACGGTCAACGTCAACTACCGGGAACGTTCATGATGCCTGGCGAAACACTGAAGAAGTCGGCACGGCGTGCTCTGAGTGAGTGCCTGACGCTCGAGGTGGGGGAGATACACCTCCTTGACGTCTTGGACGAACCCGCACGCGATCCACGCGGGTGGATGTTGTCAATCTCGTTCTTCGCAGCGGTTCCATACAGTGCTGTGGAGCTTCTCCTGGCGGAGGAGCACGGACCAAACCCCCCATACCCGTTGGCTCTTGTTCCCGTGTCCGATCTGCATGTGACATCTTTTACGGCGAACCAGTCTCAGGTGATCGAACAAGCCGTGGACAAGATCACGCATGAGTATGCTCTGCGGCCAGACCCCTACTACTTTATTCCTGCAGAAGAGGTCACTCTTTTTGACCTGCGCAACGTGCACGAAATTGTCCGGGGAAAGAAGATTTTGAAGGACAACTTCCGCAGGCGGATGACGCCTCACCTCCTCGACACTGGTCATGTCACTCAAGGGCGATTAGGGAAGCCGGCCAGGTTATACCGTCGGCGCCAGGTGCGGGTGCCCCGACCACCTGCTCAGGAAACATCGTTAGGCTGA